From a single Mycolicibacterium moriokaense genomic region:
- a CDS encoding phosphatase PAP2 family protein gives MKPGQWWPPIGVAAMILLGLVVGHGATPLDDWFLHFRHTPVRWLAYFAYPLSLLVIGCIVVGVAAYRRWWRFAAAGIVLPPSAYLLVQLIKPFFGRTKGGGLAYPSGHITMTTVVIGLVVIVAGGALWSVLVAAAYIALAMVGVGSTFHYFTDTIGGLLLGSSVVCIAAYAARRDLTPVNPSAI, from the coding sequence GTGAAACCCGGTCAGTGGTGGCCGCCGATCGGGGTGGCGGCGATGATCCTGCTCGGGTTGGTCGTGGGTCACGGGGCCACGCCGCTTGACGACTGGTTCCTGCACTTCCGCCACACGCCCGTCCGGTGGCTCGCCTACTTCGCTTACCCCCTGTCGCTTCTCGTGATCGGGTGCATCGTGGTCGGCGTCGCCGCCTATCGGCGGTGGTGGCGGTTCGCGGCGGCCGGGATCGTGCTTCCGCCGTCCGCCTATCTGCTCGTGCAGCTGATCAAGCCGTTCTTCGGACGCACCAAGGGCGGCGGCCTCGCATATCCCAGCGGGCACATCACGATGACGACGGTCGTCATCGGACTCGTCGTCATCGTGGCGGGCGGCGCGCTGTGGAGCGTGCTCGTCGCGGCCGCCTACATCGCGCTGGCCATGGTCGGGGTGGGTTCCACATTTCACTACTTCACCGACACCATCGGCGGGCTGCTGCTCGGGTCGTCGGTCGTGTGCATTGCGGCTTACGCCGCCCGCCGCGACTTGACACCTGTCAACCCCAGTGCGATCTAG
- a CDS encoding mycothiol transferase, with product MATSDAAAVRALLRDCFTRLIEHVEDLTDGLTDEVAFFRPTANANSISWLIWHSARQHDLQLAHIAGTEQVWFTDGWVDRFGLDLPRHAMGYGDGPDEVARVRASADLLAGYYHAVHKVTLEYIASVTPEELDRVVDDSWDPPVTAGVRLVSIFDDSAQHLGQAAYIRGIA from the coding sequence ATGGCTACCTCTGATGCGGCGGCGGTCCGCGCACTGCTCCGGGATTGCTTCACCAGGCTGATCGAGCACGTGGAGGACCTGACCGACGGGTTGACAGACGAGGTCGCGTTCTTCCGGCCGACCGCGAATGCCAACAGCATCTCGTGGCTGATCTGGCACAGCGCCCGTCAACACGACCTTCAACTGGCCCACATCGCAGGCACCGAGCAGGTCTGGTTCACCGACGGCTGGGTCGACCGGTTCGGCCTCGACCTGCCGCGCCACGCCATGGGTTACGGCGACGGGCCCGACGAGGTCGCCCGCGTGCGCGCCTCGGCGGATCTGCTCGCCGGCTACTACCACGCCGTGCACAAGGTGACGCTCGAGTACATCGCCTCGGTCACACCCGAGGAGCTCGACCGCGTCGTCGACGACAGCTGGGACCCGCCGGTCACGGCGGGTGTGCGGCTGGTGAGCATCTTCGATGACAGCGCACAGCATTTGGGCCAGGCGGCCTACATACGCGGCATCGCGTGA
- a CDS encoding VOC family protein — MIDHFGINCANWDESKAFYDKVLGVLGYTRQMDFEVAIGYGKEGKPDFWIADMNAGDAAGPNREVHFAFQAADTAAVQAFYDAAIEAGAESLHPPRLWPEYHPGYYGAFVRDPDGNNVEAVFHGAAPES; from the coding sequence GTGATCGACCACTTCGGAATCAACTGTGCAAACTGGGATGAATCCAAAGCCTTCTACGACAAGGTGCTCGGGGTGCTCGGATATACCCGCCAAATGGACTTCGAGGTGGCTATCGGCTACGGCAAAGAGGGCAAACCCGATTTCTGGATCGCCGATATGAACGCGGGCGACGCGGCTGGGCCGAACCGTGAGGTGCACTTCGCGTTCCAGGCCGCCGACACCGCCGCTGTCCAGGCGTTCTACGACGCCGCAATCGAGGCGGGGGCCGAGTCCCTGCACCCGCCACGGCTGTGGCCGGAATATCACCCCGGCTACTACGGCGCATTCGTGCGCGACCCGGACGGCAACAACGTCGAGGCGGTTTTCCACGGCGCGGCCCCCGAGAGCTGA
- a CDS encoding crotonase/enoyl-CoA hydratase family protein has protein sequence MPTTTFETLLYKPEPPIATITLNRPEHLNTIVPPMPDEIEKAIGLAERDPEIKVIVLRGAGRAFSGGYDFGGGFTHWGDAMNTDGRWDPGKDFVMTTTRETSPNQKFMAIWRASKPVIAQVHGWCVGGASDYALCADIIIASDDAVIGTPYARMWGAYLTGMWIYRLSLAKAKWHSLTGEPLTGKEAAAVELINESVPFENLEARVKEIAHKLARIPLSQLQAQKLIVNQTYENMGLASTQTLGSILDGLMRNTPDALEWIETAASQGVRTAIEQRDGPWGDYSQAPPERRPDPNHIIEP, from the coding sequence ATGCCGACGACGACGTTCGAAACGCTGCTCTACAAGCCCGAGCCCCCGATCGCAACCATCACCCTGAACCGGCCCGAGCACCTCAACACGATCGTTCCGCCGATGCCCGACGAGATCGAGAAGGCGATCGGCCTCGCCGAACGCGACCCCGAGATCAAGGTGATCGTGCTGCGCGGCGCCGGGCGCGCGTTCTCCGGTGGCTACGACTTCGGCGGCGGCTTCACGCACTGGGGCGACGCGATGAACACCGACGGTCGCTGGGACCCGGGCAAGGACTTCGTGATGACGACGACGCGCGAAACGAGCCCCAACCAGAAGTTCATGGCGATCTGGCGGGCGTCGAAACCCGTCATCGCGCAGGTGCACGGCTGGTGTGTGGGCGGCGCCAGTGACTACGCGTTGTGTGCCGACATCATCATCGCCAGCGACGACGCCGTCATCGGCACCCCGTACGCCCGCATGTGGGGCGCCTACCTGACCGGTATGTGGATCTACCGGCTCAGCTTGGCGAAGGCGAAGTGGCATTCACTGACCGGGGAGCCGCTGACCGGAAAGGAAGCCGCCGCAGTCGAACTCATCAATGAGTCGGTGCCGTTCGAGAATCTCGAGGCGCGGGTCAAGGAGATCGCGCACAAGCTTGCCCGAATCCCGTTGTCGCAGTTGCAGGCTCAGAAGCTGATCGTCAACCAGACCTACGAGAACATGGGCCTGGCCTCGACCCAGACGCTCGGCTCCATCCTCGACGGCTTGATGCGCAACACCCCCGATGCGCTCGAATGGATCGAAACCGCTGCGTCCCAAGGGGTTCGGACGGCAATCGAACAGCGAGACGGCCCGTGGGGCGATTACAGCCAGGCACCGCCGGAGCGGCGACCCGACCCGAACCACATCATCGAGCCCTAA
- a CDS encoding DUF2889 domain-containing protein, whose product MPFVSDFVGPQRPVQTPVGLAIGTLRRTSTIDTHPAGPGDSDVDLRARDVVAGQDGVDVLGEIRVRAHLSERVIDDIDCTPHDDRLAALRGSRVGPGFRSSMNTLLPGEAQRASLLHLLLDDWVGAALVSGYSTQHQAIILGTEEKLPEGTVDRIAGICAGFAPEASLVGYARRVGIIPSVHGPTAPPLDGRHPVEPLRAHGMRRYRRLDLHPVDVSSATVGFDAHFRDSHVDGEGVETIVHEYTVEGTVDTSTRTIASVTAHVRVLPWQECPGAIGSAARVQGVTLSELRERIRSEFVGTSTCTHLNDTLRAIADLDALLDLRVRAR is encoded by the coding sequence ATGCCATTCGTCTCGGACTTCGTGGGCCCGCAGCGGCCCGTCCAGACGCCGGTGGGACTGGCCATCGGTACGCTCCGTCGCACCAGCACCATCGACACCCATCCCGCGGGACCGGGCGACTCCGATGTCGACCTGCGGGCGCGCGATGTGGTGGCCGGACAGGACGGCGTCGACGTCCTCGGCGAGATCCGGGTGCGTGCGCACCTGTCCGAGCGCGTGATCGACGACATCGATTGCACGCCGCACGACGATCGGCTGGCGGCGCTGCGCGGGAGTCGGGTCGGCCCGGGGTTCCGCTCGTCGATGAACACCTTGCTGCCGGGGGAGGCCCAGCGCGCCAGCCTGCTGCATCTGCTGCTCGACGACTGGGTCGGGGCGGCCCTGGTGTCCGGCTACTCGACGCAGCATCAGGCGATCATTCTGGGAACCGAGGAGAAGTTGCCTGAGGGAACCGTCGACCGGATAGCGGGTATCTGCGCCGGGTTCGCCCCAGAGGCGTCGCTCGTCGGGTACGCGCGTCGCGTCGGCATCATTCCGTCGGTGCACGGGCCGACGGCGCCACCTCTCGACGGGCGGCATCCCGTCGAACCGCTGCGCGCGCACGGGATGCGGCGATACCGACGGCTGGATCTGCATCCGGTCGACGTGTCGTCTGCGACGGTGGGTTTCGACGCGCATTTCCGCGATTCACACGTCGACGGTGAGGGTGTGGAAACGATCGTGCACGAGTACACCGTCGAGGGCACGGTGGACACGTCGACGCGCACCATCGCCTCGGTCACCGCCCACGTGCGCGTGCTGCCGTGGCAGGAGTGCCCCGGTGCGATCGGCAGCGCCGCCCGGGTGCAGGGCGTGACGCTGTCAGAACTGCGCGAGCGAATCCGTAGCGAGTTCGTCGGCACCAGCACGTGCACGCACCTCAACGACACACTGCGCGCAATCGCCGATCTCGATGCGCTGCTGGATCTGCGCGTTAGGGCTCGATGA
- a CDS encoding acetate--CoA ligase family protein: MSRGLGTAAGSALTDWERILAPRSVALVGASSRQGHPMARPLTWLRDRGFTGRVIPVNPKHTELGGLPCYPDLASVPGQLDLVLSLVPADRAVTIVEEAGAVGAAAVIVFASGFAETGPEGVTLQAELAAAALRTGVRVLGPNCQGIYLARSGLFATFTAAGERPLLGSSGIAYVGQSGAIGGAVLDVAASRGLDLTAWVSTGNQADIDVTEIGRVLVSEPDVRVLAIYVEALPSPRDYAALAEEARASNTPLIVLRAGQSESGRRAALSHTGAMLDNNTAFDLVSRQHGVVVVSDVEELLMAAMFLRSCARPGGNRVAVVTSSGGAGILAVDRCADVGLAVPELGAATREKLARIVPAFGAEGNPVDVTAQLFNDGAGGFGEVCALVRADPVVDVVLILLTMLVGDTAQALARELSRTVTEAFPGAPPVAVVWMAGDDATADARRVLWDAGVPVFPSIALATRVLAAATPRPVPPAAVEVEVSSEPSIHDGWDLLKALGVARPAAVLIDDPRDAPAAVAEVGGTAVLKAVAPELEHKTEAGAVRLGVSAANAETVAAHLSRTVPGARAVLVQQQVAAGVELLVSVDGGRDGWPPVLTVGWGGTHTEIHHDIAHALAPVTSATAREILGSLRCWPLLVGYRGAAPTNVEAAVDAIVRISRAALIPGMRELEVNPLVVGETEAVAVDVLLAWADPA, from the coding sequence GTGAGTCGAGGCCTCGGAACAGCTGCGGGTTCGGCACTGACCGATTGGGAGCGAATTCTGGCGCCGCGCTCTGTTGCGCTGGTCGGTGCCTCCAGCCGGCAGGGCCACCCGATGGCCCGCCCGTTGACGTGGCTGCGCGATCGCGGTTTCACCGGACGCGTCATTCCAGTTAATCCGAAGCATACTGAGCTCGGGGGCCTGCCGTGTTATCCCGACCTCGCGAGCGTGCCCGGTCAGTTGGATCTTGTGTTGTCCCTCGTGCCAGCCGATCGCGCGGTCACGATCGTCGAAGAGGCGGGTGCAGTCGGCGCGGCCGCAGTCATCGTGTTCGCGTCCGGGTTCGCCGAAACCGGCCCCGAGGGCGTGACGCTTCAGGCGGAACTCGCTGCCGCCGCGCTTCGGACCGGGGTGAGGGTGCTCGGGCCCAACTGTCAGGGCATTTACCTGGCACGTAGCGGCCTGTTCGCCACCTTCACCGCTGCGGGTGAGCGCCCCCTCCTGGGCAGCAGCGGCATCGCCTACGTGGGTCAGAGCGGCGCCATCGGCGGAGCCGTCCTCGATGTCGCCGCCTCTCGCGGGCTGGACCTCACCGCCTGGGTCAGCACAGGCAACCAGGCAGACATCGACGTAACCGAGATCGGACGGGTACTCGTCAGTGAACCCGACGTACGAGTTCTGGCAATCTACGTCGAGGCGCTCCCCTCGCCCAGGGATTATGCCGCCCTCGCTGAAGAGGCGCGCGCATCAAACACTCCACTCATCGTCCTGCGTGCCGGTCAGAGCGAGAGCGGGCGCCGTGCTGCCCTCTCGCACACCGGCGCGATGCTCGACAACAACACCGCATTCGATCTCGTCTCGCGTCAGCACGGCGTCGTCGTCGTCAGTGACGTCGAGGAATTGCTCATGGCCGCAATGTTTCTCAGGTCATGCGCCAGGCCCGGAGGCAACCGCGTGGCGGTGGTCACCAGCTCCGGTGGCGCCGGAATCCTGGCGGTAGACCGCTGCGCGGACGTCGGGCTGGCCGTACCGGAGCTCGGCGCTGCGACCCGGGAGAAGCTCGCACGGATCGTGCCCGCCTTCGGCGCCGAGGGGAACCCCGTCGATGTCACCGCCCAGCTCTTCAACGACGGAGCCGGCGGCTTCGGAGAAGTGTGTGCGCTCGTGCGCGCGGACCCAGTGGTCGATGTGGTCCTGATACTGCTGACGATGCTCGTCGGTGACACCGCGCAGGCCCTGGCACGCGAACTCAGTCGGACCGTCACCGAGGCCTTCCCGGGAGCACCCCCGGTCGCGGTGGTGTGGATGGCGGGAGATGATGCGACCGCCGACGCACGGCGGGTGTTGTGGGATGCGGGCGTGCCCGTCTTCCCCTCGATCGCGCTGGCCACCCGTGTGCTCGCCGCAGCCACGCCGCGCCCTGTGCCACCGGCCGCGGTCGAGGTCGAGGTCTCGTCTGAACCATCGATCCACGACGGTTGGGACCTGCTGAAGGCACTCGGTGTCGCCCGGCCCGCCGCCGTTCTGATCGACGACCCCCGCGACGCCCCCGCGGCGGTGGCCGAGGTAGGGGGAACCGCCGTCCTCAAGGCGGTCGCGCCAGAACTGGAGCACAAGACCGAAGCGGGTGCCGTGCGACTAGGCGTGAGCGCCGCGAACGCGGAGACTGTCGCCGCACACCTGTCACGTACCGTGCCCGGTGCGCGTGCGGTCCTTGTCCAGCAACAGGTCGCCGCCGGAGTCGAACTCCTCGTCTCGGTCGACGGCGGGCGCGATGGGTGGCCACCCGTGCTCACAGTGGGTTGGGGTGGAACCCACACCGAGATACACCACGACATCGCCCACGCTCTGGCTCCGGTGACCTCGGCAACCGCGCGCGAAATCCTCGGCTCCCTGCGCTGCTGGCCACTGCTGGTCGGCTACCGTGGCGCCGCACCCACCAACGTCGAAGCGGCGGTGGACGCGATCGTAAGGATCAGCCGGGCCGCCCTCATCCCGGGGATGCGCGAACTCGAGGTAAACCCGCTCGTCGTCGGCGAGACCGAAGCGGTGGCCGTCGACGTCCTGCTGGCTTGGGCCGACCCGGCCTGA
- a CDS encoding aldehyde dehydrogenase family protein → MTATPDVELPDARTVHNPATGDVAGTVRWTDPADIPRIAAGLRTAQAQWESRGAAGRAKVLARFAVWMGEHRDEIEELLIKETGKSATDAVQEVPMLIMIASYYIKTMEKALAPETRPAALPFMAVKKVEVNYRPRPVVGIIAPWNFPVANAMMDALGALAAGCAVLLKPSERTPLTAELLLRGWHDSGGPEVLALAQGAREVSEAIIDNSDFIHFTGSSRTGAKVMERAARRLTPVSLELGGKDPMIVLEDADVELAAQAAVWGGMFNAGQMCVSVERVYVLEPIYDQFVAAVVAAVEKLKVGAGEGSHFGSMIDQTQVEVTDRHVREALAAGARALTGGERGEGNFYPPTVLVDVNHSMSCMTEETFGPTLPIMKVSSVAEAVRLANDSPYGLSASVFSRDVKRAKDVALQLDAGAVNINDVVANLMCITAPMGGWKESGIGARFGGADGMRKYCRQETVVTPRTNVGAGGNYYNNSLKSLKRTTNMMTKLALLRPRRVAK, encoded by the coding sequence ATGACCGCAACACCGGATGTCGAGCTGCCCGACGCCAGGACCGTTCACAACCCCGCGACCGGCGACGTGGCCGGCACCGTGCGATGGACCGACCCCGCCGACATTCCGCGCATCGCCGCGGGACTGCGCACGGCGCAGGCTCAGTGGGAGTCCCGCGGCGCCGCCGGCCGCGCCAAGGTGCTGGCCCGCTTCGCGGTGTGGATGGGTGAGCACCGCGACGAGATCGAAGAGCTGCTGATCAAGGAGACCGGCAAGTCGGCGACCGACGCCGTGCAGGAAGTGCCGATGCTCATCATGATCGCCTCCTACTACATCAAGACGATGGAAAAGGCCCTGGCACCCGAAACCCGGCCTGCCGCACTGCCTTTCATGGCGGTCAAGAAGGTCGAGGTGAACTATCGGCCGCGACCGGTCGTGGGCATCATCGCGCCGTGGAACTTCCCGGTCGCCAACGCGATGATGGACGCGCTCGGCGCGCTGGCCGCCGGCTGTGCGGTGTTGCTCAAACCGTCCGAGCGCACACCGCTGACGGCCGAGCTGCTGCTGCGCGGCTGGCATGACTCCGGGGGGCCTGAGGTGTTGGCCCTCGCGCAGGGGGCGCGCGAGGTCTCCGAGGCGATCATCGACAACTCCGACTTCATCCACTTCACCGGCTCCAGCCGAACCGGCGCCAAGGTGATGGAGCGGGCCGCGCGCCGGCTCACGCCGGTCAGCCTCGAACTCGGCGGCAAGGATCCAATGATCGTGTTGGAGGACGCTGACGTCGAACTCGCCGCGCAGGCCGCGGTGTGGGGCGGCATGTTCAACGCCGGCCAGATGTGTGTCTCCGTGGAGCGGGTGTACGTCCTCGAGCCCATCTATGACCAGTTCGTGGCCGCGGTGGTCGCCGCCGTCGAGAAGCTCAAGGTCGGTGCGGGCGAGGGCAGCCACTTCGGATCGATGATCGACCAGACCCAGGTCGAGGTGACCGACCGGCACGTGCGCGAGGCGCTGGCCGCCGGCGCCCGGGCGCTGACCGGCGGCGAGCGCGGCGAGGGCAATTTCTACCCGCCGACGGTGCTCGTCGACGTCAACCACTCGATGAGCTGCATGACCGAGGAGACCTTCGGTCCGACGCTACCGATCATGAAGGTCTCGTCGGTCGCCGAAGCGGTCCGCCTGGCCAACGACAGCCCGTACGGGTTGAGCGCATCGGTGTTCTCCCGCGACGTGAAACGCGCGAAAGACGTTGCGCTGCAGCTGGATGCCGGCGCAGTCAACATCAACGACGTGGTGGCGAACCTGATGTGCATCACGGCGCCGATGGGTGGCTGGAAGGAGTCGGGCATCGGTGCCCGCTTTGGTGGCGCCGACGGCATGCGCAAGTACTGCAGGCAGGAGACGGTGGTCACGCCGCGGACGAACGTCGGCGCCGGCGGCAACTATTACAACAACTCCCTTAAGTCGCTGAAGCGGACGACCAACATGATGACCAAGCTGGCGCTGCTGCGTCCGCGGCGGGTCGCCAAGTAG
- a CDS encoding acyl-CoA carboxylase subunit beta: MMAVLVSQLDTSSEAYASNRAHQLDIIAALDEQLELAVAGGGHRQVQRHRERGKLTVRERLALLVDPDSPFLELSTLAAWGTDFTVGASVLTGIGVVSGVECVLIGHDPTVRGGAMNPYTLRKILRALEIARTNRLPVINLVESGGADLTTQADLFVPGGRIFHELTELSSMAIPTIALVFGNSTAGGAYVPAMCDYAVLVDRQAKVFLGGPPLVKMATGEDADEESLGGAEMHSRTSGLSDYFAADERDAIRLGRAIVARLQWRKLGPPPSPNAPPPQYDPEEILGILPVDPKVPFDPREVLARTVDGSEFDEYKPLYGTSLVTGWACVHGYPVGFLANHRGVLFGEEAKKASEFILLANQSDVSLVFLQNTTGYMVGRDYEQGGIIKDGAKMINAVTNSAVPHLTINMASSFGAGNYGMSGRAYDPRLLFSWPASRVAVMGSAQLAGVMSIVGRASAASQNREYDEEADAARRQAIEAQIEAESHSFAISSRVYDDGIIDPRDTRTVLGMSLSAVHSGTVAGRRGFGVFRM; encoded by the coding sequence CTGATGGCCGTCCTGGTCTCGCAACTCGACACATCCTCAGAGGCCTACGCAAGCAATCGGGCGCACCAACTTGACATCATCGCTGCGCTCGACGAACAGCTCGAGCTGGCCGTCGCCGGCGGCGGGCACCGTCAGGTGCAGCGGCACCGCGAGCGGGGGAAGCTCACGGTCCGTGAGCGACTGGCCCTCCTGGTCGACCCCGATTCACCGTTCCTGGAGCTTTCAACCCTGGCGGCCTGGGGCACCGACTTCACCGTCGGAGCTTCGGTGCTGACTGGGATCGGCGTGGTGTCCGGTGTGGAGTGCGTCCTGATAGGACACGACCCGACCGTTCGCGGCGGCGCGATGAACCCCTATACGCTGCGAAAAATCCTGCGCGCCTTGGAGATCGCCCGCACCAACCGCCTGCCGGTGATCAATCTGGTGGAGTCGGGCGGCGCCGACCTGACGACACAGGCGGACCTGTTCGTACCCGGCGGCCGAATCTTTCACGAGCTCACCGAGTTGTCCTCGATGGCGATCCCCACGATCGCGCTGGTGTTCGGCAATTCCACAGCCGGTGGTGCCTATGTCCCAGCCATGTGCGACTACGCCGTGCTCGTCGATCGACAGGCGAAGGTATTCCTCGGCGGTCCGCCGCTGGTGAAAATGGCAACCGGCGAAGACGCCGACGAGGAGTCCCTCGGTGGCGCTGAGATGCACAGCCGGACCTCCGGGCTCTCCGACTACTTCGCCGCCGACGAGCGGGACGCTATCCGGCTCGGCCGTGCGATCGTCGCCCGCCTGCAGTGGCGGAAGCTCGGCCCACCGCCATCGCCGAATGCCCCACCGCCCCAATACGATCCAGAGGAGATCCTCGGGATCCTGCCCGTGGACCCGAAAGTGCCTTTCGACCCGCGCGAGGTTTTGGCCCGCACTGTCGACGGCTCGGAGTTCGATGAGTACAAGCCGCTCTACGGCACGTCACTGGTCACCGGTTGGGCCTGTGTTCATGGCTACCCGGTCGGGTTCCTTGCGAACCACCGCGGGGTGCTCTTCGGGGAGGAAGCGAAGAAGGCCAGCGAGTTCATCCTCCTCGCTAATCAGTCCGACGTGTCGCTTGTGTTCTTGCAGAACACAACTGGCTACATGGTCGGCCGGGACTACGAACAGGGCGGGATCATCAAGGACGGGGCCAAAATGATCAATGCCGTGACAAACAGCGCGGTTCCCCACCTCACTATCAACATGGCGTCGTCGTTCGGTGCCGGCAACTACGGCATGTCCGGACGCGCGTACGATCCGCGGCTGTTGTTCTCCTGGCCCGCATCGAGGGTCGCCGTCATGGGCTCTGCGCAACTGGCGGGTGTGATGTCGATCGTCGGCCGCGCGTCGGCGGCGTCCCAGAATCGTGAGTATGACGAGGAGGCCGACGCCGCGCGGAGGCAAGCGATCGAGGCCCAGATCGAGGCGGAGTCCCACAGTTTCGCCATCTCCTCGCGCGTGTACGACGACGGGATCATCGACCCCCGTGATACCCGCACGGTGCTGGGCATGTCACTTTCCGCCGTGCATTCAGGCACAGTCGCCGGCCGCCGCGGTTTCGGCGTCTTCAGGATGTGA
- a CDS encoding GntR family transcriptional regulator codes for MPGIKSDTTGRSTSVARVIDEIRTMLRTRELVPGQQVRQESLATRLGVSRIPVREALKSLESEGVMRHQPHVGYTVTRLDADELAQIYLMRRALETEVLRALPRLSGTQLKELSNLNDAIGCAVEQANVLEIVTCNEAFHFAMFRLSGLDIVVAEIERLWRLTEPYRTVHLYDSEARKRIVREHRKMITELRRGDTEAVVALMNTHRDLTVSDLVEALNPHR; via the coding sequence ATGCCCGGTATCAAATCTGACACGACTGGGCGTTCCACCAGCGTCGCACGTGTCATCGATGAAATTCGCACAATGCTGCGTACGCGCGAGCTGGTCCCCGGCCAGCAGGTCCGCCAGGAGTCTCTTGCCACACGACTCGGCGTGAGCCGGATACCAGTCAGAGAGGCCCTCAAGTCGCTTGAGTCTGAGGGCGTGATGCGTCACCAGCCGCACGTCGGCTATACCGTGACCCGTCTTGACGCCGACGAACTTGCGCAGATCTACCTAATGCGTCGAGCGCTGGAAACCGAAGTCCTCCGGGCACTTCCGCGCCTATCCGGCACCCAGCTCAAAGAACTGAGCAATCTTAACGATGCAATTGGCTGCGCGGTCGAGCAAGCCAATGTCCTCGAGATCGTCACCTGCAACGAAGCGTTCCACTTCGCTATGTTCAGGCTTTCCGGCCTCGACATCGTGGTCGCTGAGATCGAACGCCTCTGGCGCTTGACCGAGCCGTACCGGACGGTGCATCTATACGACAGCGAGGCGCGCAAGCGGATCGTGCGGGAGCACCGCAAGATGATCACTGAGTTGCGGCGAGGGGACACCGAGGCGGTGGTGGCATTGATGAACACCCACCGCGACCTCACAGTGAGCGACCTCGTTGAGGCGCTGAACCCTCACCGCTGA